Proteins co-encoded in one Cucurbita pepo subsp. pepo cultivar mu-cu-16 chromosome LG15, ASM280686v2, whole genome shotgun sequence genomic window:
- the LOC111811576 gene encoding receptor-like protein kinase HAIKU2, which produces MSNSLNPPPLPAGKHSGRPPSLVGLRHFLLLLLLLLCSLSLSHGDELQPLLDLKSALHNNSTSMVLSSWVRGKDVCSSFHGIVCDSNGFVVEINLSAHNLSGILPFHSICSLQSLEKLSFGGNFLYGTVSNALRNCSMLKYLDLGQNFFTGEVPDLSSLERLRFLNLNNSGFSGDFPWKSLLNLTDLEFLSLGDNSFNPTTSFPSEIIELNKLYWLYLSNCSIHGEIPPGIGNLSLLENLELSQNELTGEIPSQIVNLKSLWQLELHENSLTGKLPTGFGNLTGLRKFDASTNNLEGDLMELRFLTNLESLQLFQNRFSGTIPEEFGDFKELVELSLYQNKLTGSLPQRIGSWAAFLFIDVSENFLSGPIPPDMCKQGSMTDLLMLQNNFSGGIPESYMNCKSLQRFRVNNNSLSGVVPAGIWSLPNLSIVDLSMNQFDGLVTSDIGKAKALAQLFLSNNRFSGKLPAELGEVSSLVSIQIDLNQFVGPIPESLGKLKVLDSLSLNNNKFSDNIPSSLGSCSSLSTIDLSMNSFSGHIPENLGYLPILNSLNLSNNELSGEIPTSFSQLKLSSFDLSNNRLSGQVPESLAIQAFEESFMRNPGLCSESIRHLSSCSSTSRSSSHIRSLLSCTIAGILVLLLMSFLCLLFVKSKRNNAKHLLKSRSWDMKPFHIVCFTEKEIIDSINSHNLIGRGGSGNVYKVVLSNGKELAVKHIWQSSSIDQTNCQTSATILTKRKIRSSEYDAEVATLSSVRHVNVVKLYCSISSEDSNLLVYEYLPNGSLWDQLHTSRKIEMGWQIRYEVAVGAARGLEYLHHGCDRPVIHRDVKSSNILLDSDWKPRIADFGLAKILQDACGGGDSSHVIAGTLGYIAPEYAYTCKINEKSDVYSFGVVLMELVTGRKPNEPEFGENKDIVQWAHSRMRDLKGNLKDMVDPSISEVQVEDAIKVLRIALRCTAKTPSTRPSMRMVVHMLEEAEPCNFIDIVVKKECAK; this is translated from the exons CCACTTTTGGACCTCAAGTCCGCCCTCCACAACAACTCAACCTCCATGGTTCTTAGTTCTTGGGTGAGAGGGAAAGATGTTTGCAGCAGCTTCCATGGCATTGTCTGTGATTCCAATGGCTTTGTTGTGGAAATCAATCTCTCTGCTCATAACTTATCTGGgattcttccttttcattccATTTGTTCTTTGCAGTCTCTTGAGAAGCTCTCTTTTGGGGGTAATTTTTTGTATGGGACAGTCAGTAATGCCTTGAGGAACTGTTCCATGTTGAAGTATTTGGATTTGGGACAGAATTTCTTTACTGGTGAAGTGCCTgatttgtcttctttggagAGATTAaggtttttgaatttgaataacaGTGGTTTTTCTGGAGATTTTCCTTGGAAATCTCTTCTGAATCTTACTGATTTGGAGTTCTTGAGCCTTGGAGATAATTCATTTAACCCAACAACTTCATTCCCATCAGAGATTATTGAGCTTAACAAGCTTTATTGGCTTTACCTCTCTAACTGCAGCATTCATGGAGAAATCCCACCTGGGATTGGGAACCTCTCTCTGCTTGAGAATCTTGAGCTCTCACAAAATGAACTTACAGGTGAAATTCCTTCTCAGATTGTGAATCTCAAGAGTCTATGGCAGCTGGAGTTACACGAGAATTCCTTAACCGGGAAGCTTCCGACTGGGTTCGGTAACCTCACTGGACTGAGGAAATTTGATGCCTCTACTAATAATCTTGAAGGTGATCTTATGGAGTTGAGGTTCTTGACCAATCTGGAGTCCTTGCAGCTCTTTCAAAATCGATTTTCCGGTACGATTCCGGAGGAGTTCGGGGACTTCAAGGAGCTTGTTGAACTATCTCTTTACCAGAACAAGCTCACTGGTAGCCTGCCTCAAAGAATTGGATCTTGGGCAGCCTTCCTTTTCATTGATGTTTCAGAGAATTTCTTATCTGGACCTATACCTCCAGACATGTGCAAGCAGGGCAGTATGACTGATCTCCTGATGCTGCAAAACAATTTCAGTGGTGGAATCCCAGAAAGCTACATGAACTGTAAATCTTTGCAGCGTTTTCGTGTAAACAATAACTCTCTTTCGGGTGTCGTTCCTGCTGGGATTTGGAGTCTGCCGAATCTTAGCATCGTTGATCTTTCAATGAATCAGTTCGACGGTCTGGTGACTTCCGATATCGGTAAAGCAAAAGCTCTTGCCCAGTTATTCTTATCGAACAACCGGTTTTCTGGAAAACTACCAGCCGAGCTTGGCGAAGTATCGTCCTTAGTCTCGATCCAGATCGATTTGAACCAATTTGTTGGTCCAATACCAGAATCACTTGGCAAGTTGAAGGTCTTAGACAGCCTTTCTTTGAACAACAACAAGTTTTCTGACAACATACCTAGCTCATTAGGCTCTTGCAGTTCTCTTTCTACCATAGATCTGTCTATGAATTCGTTCTCCGGGCATATTCCAGAGAATCTTGGATATCTGCCAATTCTAAACTCCTTGAATCTGTCGAACAACGAACTTTCAGGCGAAATTCCAACTAGTTTTTCGCAGCTGAAGCTAAGCAGTTTCGACCTGTCTAATAACAGGTTAAGTGGCCAAGTACCTGAATCACTAGCAATCCAAGCCTTTGAAGAAAGTTTCATGAGAAATCCAGGCTTGTGCAGTGAGTCTATTAGACACTTGAGTTCATGTTCATCAACCTCTAGATCATCCAGCCACATCAGGTCGTTGCTGTCATGTACCATTGCTGGAATTCTAGTGTTGCTGCTCATGTCCTTCTTGTGCTTGTTGTTTGTTAAATCGAAACGTAACAATGCTAAGCATTTACTGAAATCCCGATCGTGGGATATGAAGCCATTCCACATAGTTTGCTTCACGGAAAAGGAAATCATTGATTCAATCAATTCTCACAACTTGATAGGCAGAGGAGGATCTGGAAATGTGTACAAAGTTGTATTAAGTAATGGAAAAGAGCTCGCCGTGAAACATATATGGCAGTCGAGCTCCATCGACCAAACAAATTGTCAAACCAGTGCAACCATCTTAACCAAAAGGAAGATCAGGTCATCTGAATATGACGCAGAAGTAGCTACATTGAGTTCAGTGAGACATGTCAATGTAGTGAAATTATACTGTAGCATTTCGAGCGAGGATAGTAACCTGTTGGTTTATGAGTACTTACCGAATGGAAGTTTATGGGATCAGCTGCATACTAGCCGAAAGATTGAGATGGGATGGCAGATAAGGTACGAGGTTGCAGTTGGAGCAGCAAGAGGACTCGAATATTTGCATCATGGGTGCGACCGACCCGTGATTCACCGTGATGTGAAGTCGAgcaatattttattagacaGTGATTGGAAACCTAGGATAGCAGATTTCGGGTTAGCCAAGATTCTGCAAGATGCCTGTGGGGGTGGAGATTCTTCTCATGTCATAGCAGGAACACTCGGCTACATAGCCCCAG AATATGCATACACGTGCAAGATAAACGAGAAGAGCGACGTTTACAGCTTCGGAGTGGTCCTAATGGAACTAGTAACAGGAAGGAAGCCCAATGAGCCAGAGTTTGGGGAGAACAAAGACATTGTACAATGGGCACACAGCAGAATGAGAGACCTAAAAGGCAATCTGAAAGATATGGTAGATCCTAGCATCTCAGAGGTTCAAGTGGAAGATGCAATCAAAGTGTTACGAATCGCACTTCGCTGCACGGCTAAGACTCCGTCTACAAGGCCCTCCATGAGAATGGTAGTTCATATGCTTGAAGAAGCTGAACCTTGTAACTTTATTGACATTGTTGTCAAGAAAGAATGTGCAAAGTAA
- the LOC111811577 gene encoding uncharacterized protein LOC111811577 — MEETQAVLSTSDDSGEDFYEMIEAPKFVDFTVPDPYIPDDHYWFCSRVGCEEKHPEEMDSDVVYKNFVMRVMAARSPNVRLQRGRRNLKCPLTAPPKSSRPRAARLALISSISKRIVDARVKSRPPTTKPNTTQAHAKAMTTPRNRKLNSNTNSFRSVKNSKTTSAEEPKTTTVAKALVFQSPKRDRKKKSSKEMNTPVKTLCAAMKKLEITSGKKNVLGDGQSLPQDVVRKKFRGREVKSRVLDSLGTHGCKRQDAKSARVLKRSKEKNLKPPLPDRVAKEIVDDDDASNMDIDEKSRHVSIQGCSMSTSAKSNEGSQDELSRSEDSDGFYEDSNETSISNFEERISEQSDLEVVLCEVEDDKNQEYHHEETVKTGALEMNISELLECDDKENVAEMNEGDRDETVLQIAEILNENTDKVSKKSIDDDPDEKISEANDLKSILCKVEHERNQECNHIEHESETTTDENVAPNDNRENSSNGRSERVAFGNHEKFKNTAKVVKGVSKNTVKEKSTPAVVGSHGLKPSRPKSTNPKPFRLRTDERVVLREANLGKKPNCPLKDITTSRRFHGDDKLQRKNKYTNQNSECENNVEEEYEQRILESKFPDDPRGGTIPDSCNYKIVDSEHKLCTMDSQSCVALKREKQSRCRQLEPGKERATKKTEENLKRTKLEKIQPRVRKPRRVVSTKGEITSLVPSRQHSARKETPLKILSHKDAKKPLDAISRTRRPSPKEPNLHNSHLPTRVAQENWHASY, encoded by the exons ATGGAGGAGACTCAAGCTGTGCTGTCCACCAGTGACGATTCAGGCGAAGATTTCTACGAGATGATTGAAGCGCCTAAGTTCGTTGACTTCACCGTTCCTGATCCCTACATTCCCGATGATCACTACTGGTTCTGCTCACGAGTCG GGTGTGAAGAGAAGCATCCAGAAGAAATGGACTCTGATGTCGTTTACAAAAACTTTGTTATGCGG GTAATGGCAGCGAGGAGTCCGAATGTACGGCTTCAGAGAGGTCGAAG GAACCTGAAATGCCCACTTACAGCCCCTCCAAAGTCTTCGAGGCCTAGAGCGGCAAGGCTAGCTCTGATATCTTCCATTTCCAAAAGGATTGTGGACGCTAGAGTGAAATCTAGACCGCCTACTACCAAGCCTAATACGACACAAGCTCATGCCAAGGCAATGACTACTCCAAGGAACAGGAAGCTTAACTCCAATACCAATTCTTTTCGGAGTGTTAAAAATTCCAAGACAACATCAGCTGAAGAGCCAAAGACTACAACGGTAGCTAAGGCTTTGGTCTTTCAATCTCCAAAGAGagataggaaaaagaaaagttcaaaagaaatgaatacCCCTGTGAAAACTTTGTGTGCAGCAATGAAGAAACTTGAGATTACCAGTGGAAAGAAGAATGTATTAGGAGATGGACAGTCATTGCCCCAGGATGTTGTGAGGAAGAAGTTCAGAGGACGCGAGGTAAAGAGCCGGGTTCTTGATTCATTGGGAACTCACGGTTGCAAACGCCAGGATGCCAAATCTGCAAGAGTTTTGAAGAGAAGCAAAGAAAAGAACCTAAAGCCGCCTCTTCCTGATCGTGTTGCCAAAGAaattgttgatgatgatgatgccaGTAACATGGATATTGATGAGAAATCAAGGCATGTTTCAATACAAGGGTGCTCTATGTCAACTTCTGCTAAGAGTAATGAAGGAAGTCAAGATGAACTTTCAAGATCTGAAGATTCAGATGGCTTTTACGAAGACTCTAATGAAACTTCAATATCGAATTTCGAAGAGAGAATTTCGGAACAAAGTGACCTTGAGGTTGTTCTATGTGAAGTGGAGGATGATAAGAACCAAGAATACCATCATGAAGAGACAGTCAAAACAGGTGCATTGGAGATGAATATTTCAGAACTTCTGGAGTGTGATGATAAAGAAAATGTAGCTGAAATGAATGAAGGTGATCGGGATGAAACGGTTTTGCAAATTGCAGAGATTCTAAACGAGAATACAGATAAAGTGTCCAAAAAATCTATAGATGATGATCCAGATGAGAAAATTTCAGAAGCAAATGATCTCAAATCAATTCTGTGCAAAGTGGAGCATGAGAGGAATCAAGAATGCAATCATATAGAGCATGAAAGTGAAACCACCACAGATGAAAATGTCGCACCCAATGATAACAG GGAAAACAGTTCTAACGGCCGGTCTGAAAGAGTGGCATTTGGCAATCatgagaaatttaaaaatacagcAAAG GTGGTCAAGGGAGTATCAAAGAACACTGTGAAAGAGAAATCTACCCCTGCCGTAGTTGGTTCTCATGGGCTGAAACCCAGCAGACCAAAGTCCACGAATCCCAAGCCATTCAGGCTCAGAACTGAT GAAAGAGTGGTGCTAAGGGAAGCAAACTTGGGGAAGAAGCCTAATTGTCCCTTGAAAGACATCACTACATCTCGTAGGTTCCATGGGGACGACAAGTTgcagagaaaaaataaatacacgAACCAA aATTCTGAATGTGAAAAtaatgttgaagaagaatatgaACAAAGGATATTAGAGAGCAAATTCCCAGATGATCCACGA GGAGGAACAATACCAGATTCCTGCAACTACAAAATTGTAGATTCTGAACACAAGTTATGTACAATGGATTCACAAAGTTGTGTGGCTTTAAAACGCGAGAAACAGAGCCGTTGTCGTCAGCTCGAACCAGGCAAAGAGAGAGCAACcaagaaaacagaggagaaTTTGAAAAGGACTAAATTAGAAAAGATACAGCCAAGAGTTAGGAAGCCTAGAAG GGTTGTATCAACTAAAGGAGAAATAACTTCTCTGGTACCATCTCGCCAACACAGTGCAAGGAAGGAAACCCCTCTAAAGATATTGAGTCACAAAGATGCTAAAAAACCATTAGACGCAATATCTCGAACAAGAAGGCCTTCTCCAAAGGAGCCAAATCTTCATAACAGTCATTTACCAACGAGAGTTGCTCAGGAAAATTGGC ATGCTTCCTACTAA